The sequence GTTTGTCAACCTTTCCTAAATCCCACTCTCCCACCcgtctctcttctctctcccctccctcaaACCACTCCCCTTTtccctctcctccccctcTTCTTCACcccctctttctctctcttaCCCATTGTACAGGAATTCAGCGTATGTTATCTTTGAGTAATGCGCGCACAATTTTTCAGCCAGAAGTTTTCCAGCGATGACATCATAAACACAAAATCCAGTTCCAACGGCTGCGAACATGTACTTCTACAAAATCATCATCAGGATTGACTTAGCATCAGAAAATCATCTAAACTGAATTATCATCAGTGTATTTACCTCATCGGTGATAAGCATATGTTGTATACTGAAAGGATATGTCTTTTCAATGCCTTTATATTCATTGACCGTATTGAAATATCGCGTAGGGGAAATTGTATGAGTCGTCCATAATACGACAGTTCCATCTAGAGATCCACTAGCAAATAATGTATCTGAAATAAAGTCAACATATTACTGAAATGCAAGCACCTGCTGGGACCAGTTATAACTTATATTCAAAAGTTGTCTTATCTTCACACTGTtttgagttgttagattggctataaagCTGAAATGGTCTAAGCCTTAACTATGTAACTGGCCCCAGAGGATCCAggatccagttgcacagttgttgATACAGTTTGACTATGATctaaaattagtttattccaaatatttcaattcttcAGTCCAAGAACTGTGCGACCAGGTCGTGGTGTAAGGGTGACACGTACCCGAGACATTTATAAGACAGCGTATTAGTTCTCGATGTGGCGGTAATTTCTTCGTGAAACTGATATTACATCTTCGATTCGGCTGATTCTCATCCATTTCATCGGTTAACGCATAAACAACTATTAAACAATCGATTATAACTTTACTAACGAGTCGATGATTAATTCAATAGAGAATGCGGAGAATAAAGTGAAAACTGACACAGTTGTTTTTCCGAAGCGGCCACCAGTTTATCATGTTTGATACTGATCATCAAATGAATGTCGGctggaaaaaaaaagaagtcaAATCAGAATTTAACGAATTTAAAAAGTATTTAGGGTAAAATTTGATACTTACTGTTACATAACTGTAACTGTTCCTGAGTACACAATAGTCGACCCTTTCTATCCCAGACGCAGATATTCTCACCGGCTGAACAAACTAATTCACCATCCCACATTAAAACTAAACTCTAATCATCAAATAGAAATCAGTCAATCAACATCTGAAACACATTAATACACAAATATGTGGAAATCTGCGGCGAACATACCTTTACAGAAGTTTGATGTTCTGTCAGTGTTTGTAAACATTCTCCTTTTTCTATATCCCAAACCTAAAAGATTgatgacaaaatcaaaacatttgaatcTCAAAATCGTGTTCTCTTCTGATGATTTCATAGAAACTTAATCTTCAGGGTCCAGCTCCACATttatgagttaagatttaactctcgagttaactaattgaaaatgaactaactttagctcagagttaactctaactcacgactgtggaactgggtccaaatGTCTGGAGACTTAATCACTGATAAACAGAGACATGAGATAAGATAAACGGGTTTCCGAGTAGGTTTTCTTACCTTCATAGTTTTATCAGAAGCAGCTGTTAATAAATATGGATCGTCATAATATCCGATAGCTCTTTCCATTACTAACATACATGTTATAGGTCTCGTGTGACCTTGAAGTACGCAAATACGTCGTCCAAACTGTTAGAAAATACATCGTTAAAACATGCAAGTCACAAGTACAGa is a genomic window of Tubulanus polymorphus chromosome 5, tnTubPoly1.2, whole genome shotgun sequence containing:
- the LOC141906515 gene encoding WD repeat-containing protein 41-like; this translates as MSMFQRLWNSQSEPAASGGSMQIQISTTSTNSNHHSLTTGNKRIQKERRLHEVEMIKDDQALNPYTEIQILQKHTDIVRHLLQIDDERCVSAGDDGIATVWDLRFGRRICVLQGHTRPITCMLVMERAIGYYDDPYLLTAASDKTMKVWDIEKGECLQTLTEHQTSVKSLVLMWDGELVCSAGENICVWDRKGRLLCTQEQLQLCNTDIHLMISIKHDKLVAASEKQLFVYALTDEMDENQPNRRCNISFTKKLPPHRELIRCLINVSDTLFASGSLDGTVVLWTTHTISPTRYFNTVNEYKGIEKTYPFSIQHMLITDEKYMFAAVGTGFCVYDVIAGKLLAEKLCAHYSKITYAEFLYNGTFLATCSEDGSIRLWGSRARFESRVDDNTDEIAPIERFLGVSKEKLRIMSTDEPLLEPDLLGECLAHSGAVHKLVDFGAEGFVSCGMDSLVISWKDGVLQSLKRTEIAREMVLGVGDA